A part of Nesterenkonia lutea genomic DNA contains:
- the mtrA gene encoding MtrAB system response regulator MtrA: protein MKARILVVDDDEALAEMIGIVLRNEGFEPTFCFNGDDALETFHSSKPDVVLLDLMLPGKDGIEVCREIREEADTPVIMLTAKSDTADVVRGLEAGADDYVPKPFKPAELVARVRARLRPADHGTRSEGETLSIGDLSIDVAGHEVRRGEHRISLTPLEFDLLTALAKKPWQVWNREMLLEEVWGYRHQADTRLVNVHVQRLRSKIEKDPENPEIVQTVRGVGYKAGGQG from the coding sequence ATGAAAGCCAGGATCCTGGTCGTCGACGACGATGAAGCGCTGGCCGAGATGATCGGCATCGTGCTGCGCAATGAAGGATTCGAGCCCACCTTCTGCTTCAACGGCGACGACGCGCTGGAGACCTTCCACAGCTCCAAGCCCGATGTGGTCCTGCTCGACCTGATGCTGCCCGGCAAGGACGGCATCGAGGTCTGTCGCGAGATCCGCGAAGAGGCCGATACCCCGGTGATCATGCTGACCGCCAAATCAGACACCGCCGACGTGGTGCGCGGCCTCGAGGCCGGTGCAGACGACTATGTGCCCAAGCCGTTCAAGCCCGCCGAACTGGTGGCCCGGGTGCGCGCCCGGCTGCGGCCCGCCGATCACGGCACCCGCTCCGAGGGGGAGACGCTGTCCATCGGAGACCTCAGCATCGACGTGGCAGGACACGAGGTGCGCCGCGGAGAGCACCGCATCTCACTGACTCCGCTGGAGTTCGACCTGCTCACCGCCCTGGCGAAGAAGCCCTGGCAGGTCTGGAACAGGGAGATGCTCCTTGAAGAGGTCTGGGGATACCGCCACCAGGCCGACACCAGACTGGTCAACGTCCATGTGCAGCGCCTGCGTTCCAAGATCGAGAAGGATCCAGAGAATCCGGAGATCGTGCAGACCGTGCGCGGAGTCGGCTATAAGGCCGGAGGGCAGGGGTAG